In one Nicotiana sylvestris chromosome 8, ASM39365v2, whole genome shotgun sequence genomic region, the following are encoded:
- the LOC104221442 gene encoding uncharacterized protein, with protein MPSGGSDRRHRKGKGTQLKSPTAGHSPPHTGPPPTFPPQSTSLPPTFFMPPHGPVHISVSSVGTNSSSNLNFIPTPNVTSSPGFHISQQGSSSALPTSSTPVASLISSTPSVFRLNIGVSGTPTSPSIGSAAPAASRGRSGKVTPQYDAYSRLIIVPDEKDGFFPSFAAAHMVTESMKPLYHDAWGRWKDIPYDIRDKMWNQFRTKCVWEQRYDNEIKHVYEKKAKKLIPSLLYEAREKNKKPGWIREDVWIKFLAIWDSVEFKEKSERAKAARASQKGGSLHRGIYEFCCASTEIGKIKRGTSV; from the exons ATGCCATCTGGGGGTAGCGATCGTCGACACCGTAAGGGTAAGGGGACTCAATTAAAATCTCCAACTGCAGGTCACTCTCCTCCACATACGGGGCCTCCTCCTACTTTTCCTCCTCAGTCAACTTCATTGCCACCTACATTTTTTATGCCCCCACATGGGCCTGTCCACATTTCTGTATCTTCAGTTGGCACGAACTCTAGCTCTAACCTTAATTTTATTCCCACACCAAATGTAACTTCTTCTCCCGGTTTTCATATTAGTCAACAAGGTAGCTCCTCAGCACTGCCTACTTCATCGACTCCAGTTGCATCTCTGATATCAAGCACACCTAGCGTATTTAGGTTAAATATTGGAGTCTCTGGCACACCAACATCACCATCCATTGGTAGTGCTGCACCAGCAGCTTCTCGGGGTCGAAGTGGTAAAGTGACTCCACAATATGATGCATATAGTAGGCTGATTATCGTTCCGGATGAGAAAGATGG GTTTTTCCCTTCATTTGCTGCTGCGCATATGGTTACAGAGTCTATGAAGCCACTTTACCATGATGCTTGGGGTAGATGGAAAGACATTCCATATGATATCAGAGATAAAATGTGGAATCAGTTTAGG ACTAAGTGTGTGTGGGAACAACGATATGACAATGAAATAAAACATGTCTATGAGAAGAAAGCAAAAAAATTGATTCCAAGTTTATTGTATGAAGCTCGAGAAAAGAATAAGAAGCCTGGTTGGATAAGAGAAGATGTGTGGATAAAATTTTTAGCAATATGGGACAGTGTTGAATTTAAGGAGAAAAGCGAACGAGCAAAGGCAGCCCGAGCCTCTCAAAAGGGTGGCTCGTTGCACCGGGGGATCTATGAGTTTTGCTGCGCATCGACAGAGATTG